Proteins from a genomic interval of Trichoderma breve strain T069 chromosome 2, whole genome shotgun sequence:
- a CDS encoding transglutaminase-like superfamily domain-containing protein: MEQNRYDGVLSLDQMPDEIIGHLLYYLSPYDNLYNVQLVSHRFYRLANEPLLWRHHCRSSFKYWNPRHRFYKKAAALAQETDWKELFIFRSARNQQVSAILDEIIRTKVNRVRGFEIIGQIGYDAKDFLLGQCQTSPSAEDGLARRYYSNALLDTIHKHIAIQEWQSLMLSPQPSSVRLAGEQLERALGAFDLFVLHDQRGDLDDITRMFDEITTSFRSSHPKFKNWSTRRKALKLLRWLRAQNFTGVQNPERNYRNLRNCLIGQALRHPDHESIPIISTAIFCCVASRLDIDARCCAFPTHVHAIVYSPPGHALDGEIVEDLEAQPECMFLDPYGSDYEIQLQYLQMTLTRLGLREHAALFLAPVPAATMAMRTAQNIRATLARISDMQDHAHPELSQLMHGDSRMNADACLYAASWATLLLTPPNNTTWLERLAKFLRRFPGAWPEDVWMVEKYLWPLYSSVINPRDGFPRNIDAGFGNPWQFWQFVRDADGMAPLVHRRDLCDDPRGPPFKVGQVFRHRRYGWLGAITSWHERGSQQARAQEQSREDSLQYMHNSRPTSSHYSLCFMCITETEPEQHVVALRNVELVSDPSVVKEGMFPLAGKFFKRFDADTCRFISNIREEFPLD, translated from the exons ATGGAGCAGAATCGCTACGATGGCGTCTTATCACTAGACCAGATGCCCGACGAGATCATCGGCCATCTTCTCTACTATCTCTCGCCTTACGACAACCTTTACAACGTTCAGTTGGTGTCTCATCGCTTCTATCGCCTTGCCAATGAACCCCTGCTATGGAGGCACCACTGCCGCAGCTCTTTCAAGTACTGGAACCCCCGGCACAGGTTTTACAAGAAGGCGGCAGCTCTGGCTCAAGAGACGGACTGGAAGGAGCTTTTTATCTTCAGAAGTGCTCGCAACCAGCAAGTATCCGCCATATTAGATGAGATCATCCGGACCAAAGTCAACCGCGTAAGAGGCTTCGAAATCATAGGCCAGATCGGGTACGATGCCAAAGATTTTCTTTTGGGGCAATGTCAAACATCCCCCTctgctgaagatggattGGCCAGAAG ATACTATAGCAATGCACTCTTGGATACGATCCACAAGCATATTGCTATTCAAGAATGGCAGTCACTTATGCTGTCCCCCCAGCCGTCTAGCGTACGACTAGCAGGAGAGCAACTTGAAAGAGCTCTTGGCGCGTTCGACCTGTTCGTGCTGCATGATCAGCGTGGTGATCTTGATGAT ATTACACGGATGTTTGATGAGATTACGACGTCTTTTCGATCTTCCCACCCAAAATTTAAAAACTGGTCAACTCGCAGAAAGGCACTGAAGTTGCTTCGCTGGCTTCGTGCACAAAATTTCACTGGAGTACAGAATCCAGAGAGGAACTATCGCAACTTGAGAAACTGCTTAATCGGCCAAGCTTTGCGTCACCCAGACCACGAGTCCATCCCAATCATTtccaccgccatcttctgctgcgtGGCATCGCGACTCGATATCGATGCTAGGTGCTGTGCATTTCCAACTCATGTACATGCTATTGTGTACTCGCCACCGGGACATGCTTTGGATGGTGAAATTGTGGAGGACCTGGAAGCACAACCCGAGTGCATGTTCCTCGATCCGTATGGGAGCGATTACGAGATTCAACTGCAATATCTCCAAATGACGTTGACCCGGTTAGGTTTGCGGGAGCACGCCGCATTGTTTCTTGCCCCCGtcccagcagcaacaatggctATGCGGACAGCACAGAATATCAGAGCTACCCTGGCGAGGATATCAGACATGCAAGACCACGCACATCCTGAGCTTAGCCAACTTATGCACGGAGACAGTAGAATGAATGCCGATGCCTGTCTTTACGCTGCCTCGTGGGCTACATTACTGTTGACCCCTCCGAACAACACCACGTGGCTCGAGCGATTGGCGAAATTCCTTCGTCGATTCCCCGGGGCCTGGCCTGAGGATGTTTGGATGGTTGAAAAATACCTGTGGCCGTTGTATAGCAGTGTCATCAACCCGAGAGACGGATTCCCTCGCAACATCGACGCTGGTTTTGGCAACCCCTGGCAGTTTTGGCAGTTTGTacgagatgcagatggcATGGCCCCGCTTGTACACCGAAGAGACCTCTGCGATGATCCGAGGGGGCCTCCGTTCAAGGTTGGCCAAGTGTTCCGGCATCGTCGATATGGCTGGCTTGGCGCTATTACCAGCTGGCATGAAAGGGGCTCTCAACAAGCTCGCGCGCAAGAACAGTCTCGGGAAGATTCACTCCAGTATATGCACAATTCCAGGCCAACCAGCTCTCACTACTCCCTCTGCTTTATGTGCAT AACTGAAACGGAGCCCGAACAACATGTGGTGGCCCTGCGTAATGTCGAACTCGTCTCTGACCCGTCCGTCGTCAAAGAGGGCATGTTTCCCTTGGCCGGGAAATTCTTCAAGAGATTTGACGCCGACACCTGCAGGTTCATTTCTAATATTCGAGAGGAGTTCCCACTCGATTAG